The Fibrobacter sp. DNA segment CAGACCGACATCGGCGTGAGCTTCAAGTTCGCGGATGGCGGCGACCTCAACGTGAAGGTTCTCGCGAACGCGGCGACAAACGATTTCCACGTAGGGGTTGACCTGCGCAAGTTCGCGCTCGCCTGCGGAAAGCCCTACCTGAACGACTTCATCAACTACAAGGACTTCTCGGGTTCGCTCTCCGTCTTGATGGATATCGACGGCAACCTGAACCAAATTCTCGCCTCGAACGTCAAAGGAACGGTCTCGCTCGACGATATCGTGTTGACGGAAACCAGCGGGAGGACTCTCGGCGTGAACCACGTGGGCGTGGGCATCGCAAGCGCGAACGTCGAGAAGAACGAGTTCCGCATCGATTCCGTAATCGTGGACGGCGGTTTCGCGCACCTCGATCTCTACAAGAACGGCAAGACCAACATCGACGTGCTCCTGAAGAAGGGTTCCGCCGACGAGCCGGACAGCACGCAGCTTGCAGCCGACCAGCAGCTCGTTCTCGGCGATGCGCCCGATTCCACGGCAACCGAAGCGAAGCCCGAAGAAGCGGCAAGCCCGGCTGAAGAAACGCCAAAGGCCAAGCCGCTCAAGGCAAAGATAAACAAGCTCCTCGTGCAGAACACCACGGCTAGCGCGACCGACCATTCCATCACCAAGCCGTTCAACTACACCGTCAAGGCGATAACCGTGAAGGGCTCGAACATCAACTTCGACACGCCCTGCACCATCAACGTGAACGCATCGTTCCCCGAAGGCGGAAGCGTCGCCGTGAAGTACAAGGGAGCGCTCAGCGATATCGGCACGATGGATGCCTACATCAGCGTGAAGAACCTCGCCCTCAAGCATTTCAGCAACTACAGCCACCACTTTACCGGCTACCCGATAAGCGCGGGTACGCTTGCCTTCGCGAGCGAGAACAAGATAAAGAACTTCGAACTCGACAGCAAGAACGTTATCGACATCTACAACATCGACGTGGGCGACAAGGATCCGGAATCCGATCCGGAATTCCTGGTCCCGATGAAGGTGGGCCTGTACATCCTCAAGGACAAGGACGACAAGATTGAATTCGACGTTCCCGTACACGGCAACATGAAGGACCCGAAGTTCTCCATCGGGAAAATCATCTGGACGACGGTTTCGAACCTGCTTATCAAGGTGGCGCTCTCCCCGCTCAAGATGGTCGGGAACCTCGCCGCTACCGGAGCCGGGGCCATCGGTATCGACCTCGGGAAGAACGACGAAATCATCATCGACGCGACGCGCGCCTCGTTCACGAGCGAACAGTACGCCAAGGCCTCCAAGATGACCGAAGCCGTCGCGAAAGACAAGAACCTGAAGCTCATCTTCACGCAGTTCTACAACCCGCGCAAGACCACGGAAGCCTACAAAACCATCAAGCTCAAGACGGATTACTACAAGAAGTCGCAGGGCAAGGACAAACTGACCGAACTCGACGAACGCGCCATTGCTGACATGAGCAACAGCGACGAAGGATTCCAGGCATACCTCAAGGAAATCGGGGAAATCGACCAGAAGGCACTCCGCAAGGAAGTCGCCGCACTCGCCGAAACCAGGAACCAGGAATTGCTCAAGGTGCTGCAGCAACAGAAAGGCGTGACCAAGAAGAACATCACGGTCATCACGGCCCCTGCGGACAAGCTTTCGGCCCACCGCGGCAAGGCCCTGTACAAAGTGACCGTCGACGTGCAGTAAATCGCGCTCCCGATTGCCGCGGCTCTCGCCATTTGCAAAATTGGCGCTCGTTCCGAGCGCATTTGGCATCTGCGATGCCATGCGGCTGCATTTCGGCCATAGGTAATGTAAACATTACCTGCGGCACTCAATTTGCACGCATTTGGCTAGGCTCGGCCATGTCAAAACAAAAAAGTTTTGACGTCTTCGACGTCCGTGGCTACGGCTCGAAGATGCAAAAATGCTTTTTGCACTTTCTCGCCTTGCACACTTTTGCCGCGGCTCTCGCCATTTGCTAAATTTGCGCTCGTTATGAGTGAAGAAATGTGCGCCAACCTCTCCCAGAAAGTGCAGGAGATTGCAAAGGCCCCGAAGTACCGCGGAGCCATATTCCAGATTGAAGCCGACGAGAAAGGACTCGCGCTTGTAGACGTGAAGGTATCCAGCCTGAAGGTCTACCTGATGATTGACCCCGAATGCGACAAGATTCTCGAGACCAGGTTCTTTACCTACGGCGGCCCCATATTCACCGCGCTCGCCGACACGTTCTGCAAGATGATTCAGCAGAAGACCATCGACGAGGCGTGCGCCATCACCACAGTGAGCATCGAGGAAAGCCTCCGCGACACGCCCGATGTGAGGGCCATTCCGGAGAGCGCACCCGAAATTTCGCAGATGCAGACGCTTATCGAGATGGTTGCGCAGGTCTACCCCGAAAAGAAGGGAACCGCAATCCTCGTGCGCGAGAAGATGGACCGCATCAAGTACCGCACGCAGACCGCCGAAGGCCGCGCGGAAGCGGATGCGGAATGGAACGCGATGACCAAGCCACAGAAAATCGAGAAAATCGAGGCCTGGCTCCACCAGTCCGTACGCGGCATGCTTCAGGGTGACGGCGGCGACGTCGAGATCCTCGACCTGACCGAAGACAACAGGCTCAAGATACGCTACCAGGGCGCATGTGCCGGCTGCGGCTCCGCCATGGGCGGAACACTCTTCTACATCGAAGACGAACTCAAGAACAACGTGTACTACAACCTGATTGTAGAGCCCGAAGACCCGCTCGACAACCTTCCGCCGAACGCGATGTCCGATGCCGACCGCAATTTGGCCGGACTGGACGACAACAATCCTCCAGCGAGTTTGTTCTAGTTAAAAAAATGTCCTTGAGGACTCCCAACCCCAGAAGCCCGCAAAAGCGGGCTTTTATGTTTCGGGTGCCTTTTTCCTGGGCGCACGGTGCAAACTCGGGCGCTTGTTGCCCGGATGCAACGGCATGACCTTAGCCGTGGCCGAAAGAGAGTGTTCGATCTTCTCCTCACCGATGGAGGAGCACTGTCCCGAGAAAAGTCTGTTGTCAATTGCCATAAATCGTACCTGTGAAAGCGAAAATGGATAAAGCGATATTTATTCAAGATAATTTATTTTTTTCAAATGTCAACAGGCCGTGCCGCGGGAAGCCGGAAATCCCCAAAATGGCGCTATTTTTTGGAAACACTTCGTTCTAAAATCCCTTTTTAAGGTATATTTGGAGCGTTAAAATTCAAAAAAGGAATTATCTATGAGAAACTCGCTCAAACTCGACGGCCAGGTCAAGACTTACCTCGAAGAAAACGAACTCCCGAAGGCATGGTACAACGTCCGTGCCGACATGAAGAAGAAGCCCGCTCCGCTTCTGAACCCGGGCACCGGCAAGCCCGTGACCTTCGAAGACCTGCAGCCCGTGTTCTGCGACGAACTCATCAAGCAGGAACTCGACAACGATACGCCGTACATTCCTATTCCCGAAGACATCCTCACGTTCTACAAGATGTACCGTCCGTCGCCGCTGGTCCGTGCCTACTTCCTCGAACAGGCTCTCGGCACCCCGGCCCACATCTACTACAAGTTTGAAGGCAACAACACCTCGGGTTCTCACAAGCTCAACTCCGCCATCGCTCAGGCCTACTACGCCAAGAAGCAGGGCCTCAAGGGCGTGACGACCGAAACGGGTGCAGGCCAGTGGGGCACCGCCCTTTCCATGGCTTCCGCCTTCTTCGGCCTCGACTGCCAGGTGTACATGGTGAAGGTTTCCTACGAACAGAAGCCGTTCCGCCGCGAAGTGATGCGCACTTACGGTGCCAAGGTGACCCCGTCCCCGTCCATGACGACCGACATCGGCAAGAAGATCAACGCTGAATTCCCGGGCACCACCGGAAGCCTCGGCTGCGCCATCTCCGAAGCCGTGGAAGCCGCCGTGAAGCAGGAAGGCTACCGCTATGTTCTCGGTTCCGTGCTGAACCAGGTGCTCCTCCACCAGTCCGTCATCGGTCTCGAAACGAAGGCCGCCCTCGACAAGCTCGGCGTGAAGGCCGACCTCATCATCGGTTGCGCTGGCGGTGGTTCCAACCTCGGTGGTCTTATCAGCCCGTTCGTCGGCGAAAAGCTCCGTGGCGAAGCCGACTACGATATTCTCGCCGTTGAACCGGCCAGCTGCCCGAGCTTCACTCGCGGTAAGTACGCCTACGACTTCTGCGATACCGGCATGGTCTGCCCGCTCGCCAAGATGTACACGCTGGGCTCCAGCTTCATTCCGTCTGCCAACCACGCCGGTGGCCTCCGTTACCACGGCATGAGCAGCATCCTCTCTGAACTCTACGATCAGGGCCTGATGCGCGCTACTTCCGTCGAACAGACGAAGGTGTTCGAAGCCGCCAAGCTCTTCGCCCAGACCGAAGGCATCCTCCCGGCTCCGGAATCCAGCCACGCCATCCGCGCCACAATCGACGAAGCCCTCAAGTGCAAGGAATCGGGCCAGGCCAAGAACATCGTGTTCGGCCTCACCGGTACGGGTTACTTCGACATGGTCGCCTACCAGAAGTTCAACGACGGCGAAATGAACGACTACATCCCGACGGATGAAGATATCGCCAAGAGCCTCGCCAAGCTTCCGCAGATTGGCTAATCGTTAAAGCGACAACGCAATTAAAAAGCCCCGGATTAATTCCGGGGTTTTTCTTGCTATTAACGCTTTCTTTTGAAAATCAAGTTTGCGCTAGCGTATCAAAATTATTGTTCGTCACTCGTCTCTTCGGCAGGCGATTCGGCAGCCGTCTCCTGGGACTTTTTATGACGCCTTTTGCGAACGAAGTCCCAAATGCCGCCCAAGGCACCGAACACGATAATCGCGACCCAAAGGATATTGTTTATAACGAAGGCACGGATGTAATCCAGGACGCCCGGTTCCTCGGACTCATACAGGAGCAAGTCGAAAGTCTCGTCGGGGTTGTTGTACATAACGAACTTCAGGAACAAGGTCTTCTCTTTTACGACATCGATGAGGATGGTGGAGCAAATCGTAGTATCTTCTTCGCAGACCACGACATTCCCGTGGATATCGCCCCATTCCGCCTTTTTGGTGACTTCGATGCGGTTCGTAGTCTTGATGAAATCCTTAAGAATGGCGGAATCACCGGGGTTCTTGATTTTAAGAGGCACTTCGCCATCGTCGAGCTTGAGCACGATACCTTCTTTCGAGAGGACGTAGTCTTCGCCCTCATAGGTATCCTTGTTCATCGCCGCTTCGATTTCCTTTTCGGCAATCTTTCCCGTCACGGCACCGACTCCAACGCCGACCAACTTACCCAGTCCGCCACGGCCCTTGTCCGCCACAGCGGCAGAAGAGAGCAGCAAGAGAGAAATCAGGAAGACCAGAATGGACTTCGGGAGGAAAGCACGATTATTTTGTTCACGATTGAGGATATTCATGTTGTTCTCCATAATTTGTCCCCAAAGATAACAATTCGCATTCTCTTACTTTATTTCAACCAAGAATTCGAGAGCCAGATTCCCGTCACGAGTGAGGGCGACTTGAGGCTTTGTCGGGAAATCCGCCAGGCGCTTGCGCAGGATTTTCACAAGCTCCTGCCCGAAATCCGGTCGCAGCCCGAAGTTCAGGTCAAACGAAATTTTCGCATAGGCGACATTCCCCTTGAACTGATTCTTTTCGACAGGAACAGCCTTCTTCTTGATATCGAGAAATTCGACTTTGCACGTACCCTCGGTTCCAAGGATATTTTTCCAGGCACCGTTGAACTTTTCGGCAAAGTCCAGCACATCGCCGAAGTTCTTGCGGTACCTCGCGCCCACATTTTTCACAAGGCCGTACCGGCCGTAATTCGAAGTATCCACGAAAACGACGCGGTCCATTTTCTCGACAACCGCCGCGACGTTCTTGACCGCCTCGCCGACGGAATCAGCCTTCGCAGACCCTTCCACATGATTGCGCAACTCGCGCAGGGCGTTTTCGACAGCATAGACATGGGTGAGCAAATCTTCGCCGGAGAACGAGGCGAAACGCTTCAAAGGAGCGGGCACAATCCATTCGCCACGATTAAAATCATAAGTAAATTTGTCCTTGCCGCCCTTGTTCTTCAGGTGCATCACGGTCGAGCGGTCCGCCATAAGCGACAGGGAATCAAACGTCAACACCATAGACGGATAGGGTTTCAGGATAGAATCAGCCACCGTCGGTTTTACACTCACGTCATACCGCAACTTCGCTCGACCCATGCCACGTGCATTATCGAACTTTACCGTAAACAAGCCAACCTCCATTGACGGGACCTGTGCCGACAGCGACACGTCCACCTTGTCCAAGATGATTTCGTCATAGACCAGCCAGTTCGCGTCCGTCACGTAGACCAAGACCTTCACATAGAAATTTACCGAGGCATCAACATCCTTGGCATTCAGCAGTCCCGTGTCGACATTCCCCTTGTACTTGAGCGTTTTGGGCCTAACCTTGAACACGATGTAGTTCTTGCCTTTACGCAATTTGACTTTACCGGACACGGCAGGCAGGGAATCACCGTACAGTTCCACAAAATCGCGTTCACTGTATTCCTTGTGAACATCCTGAAGGGCGTGGTTCAAGAAGGCCACGCCACCCAACGGAAGTTTTTCGACAAAGACGCTATCCAAGATTTTCTTCGCTTCCGCCAGAATAATCAGGTCGTCATCGCCTATCGTTGCGTCTATGGCATATTCAGCGACCCGAAAATAATTATCGATATTCTTGGCGACATCCCCTAAGCTGTAGCTCGTTTTGCCGAACGAAAAACCCTTGCTTTCAAGGAACGGAATTTCGATTTTTTCCAGCGGTTCAAAAAAATTATCTAGCGAAAAATACGGTTCGATTTCACGCGACAACTGCAAATTATCCTTCGCCCCGTCCTTGGACAGGAAAATCTTGAAATTACCACCTTGGACCTGCGTCGGCCAGCTTTTCGTATCCACGTCCGTCAATCCGGGCATTTCCAAGACGAACGATTCGAAATTCGTCTTCATCGCAGAACCATTCTTGTCTTTATTATACTTGAAATCAAACGAAACCGTAGTATTGAGGGCGGACTGTTTTTTCATCAGCCCGAAATCCAGTAGCACGCTATCCGTATTGAGCTTGAAATCAAGGCCCGACAAATAAACAAAGTCGTCTGAAAAACAGGAATCACCTTTCAAAGCCAAGAGGTCGATGGTACGCAATTTGGTATTCGCACCACGTCCCACATTGAGTCCAATGGCAGAAAAGAAACGGGAAAACCGCCTCAAGGAACTATTCCTTATATTCAAGGAATCCATCGTCTTTTTCAGACCCGGCAAGTCCAGCAGCAACGTATCCTTGTTTTCCCTCATATTGCCCCGCAAGGCGAGCATTATGTTCGTCCTCGCCGCATCGACCATACCGACCATTTCCGATGCGCTGTACCATCTACCGTCTATTTTCAAGGATCCACCCATCCCGATATACGGAATAACAAAATTCTCGTCAAATCGAGGCATGCTCGAGTCCGCACTGACGACATCGAGTTTCAAGGCTGTCGACGGATCATTGGACTTCGCATTTTTCTTGCCGCATAAAACATTCGGCGCATACGGAGGCGCTTTTGTATCCAAGTAGACATCTTCTACATCGAGATCTTGCAAGTACGCATAAGCCCCGCCAACACAAAACACAAAGGCGGTAACTACAAAAGAACCGATAAAATTGCGAACAAAATTCATAATTTTCTCCTCATGGCGTTTTTCATAACGCCTTTTCGATAAAATACAAAAATGAATAAATCTGACCAATCCGGGTGGACTAGCAGCTCACGGCAAGTTCACTGATGGCGAGCGCAGGTACCTGATAACTGGAGAACGGATTGTAGTATTCGTTCCCG contains these protein-coding regions:
- a CDS encoding NifU family protein, producing MSEEMCANLSQKVQEIAKAPKYRGAIFQIEADEKGLALVDVKVSSLKVYLMIDPECDKILETRFFTYGGPIFTALADTFCKMIQQKTIDEACAITTVSIEESLRDTPDVRAIPESAPEISQMQTLIEMVAQVYPEKKGTAILVREKMDRIKYRTQTAEGRAEADAEWNAMTKPQKIEKIEAWLHQSVRGMLQGDGGDVEILDLTEDNRLKIRYQGACAGCGSAMGGTLFYIEDELKNNVYYNLIVEPEDPLDNLPPNAMSDADRNLAGLDDNNPPASLF
- a CDS encoding TrpB-like pyridoxal phosphate-dependent enzyme, with protein sequence MRNSLKLDGQVKTYLEENELPKAWYNVRADMKKKPAPLLNPGTGKPVTFEDLQPVFCDELIKQELDNDTPYIPIPEDILTFYKMYRPSPLVRAYFLEQALGTPAHIYYKFEGNNTSGSHKLNSAIAQAYYAKKQGLKGVTTETGAGQWGTALSMASAFFGLDCQVYMVKVSYEQKPFRREVMRTYGAKVTPSPSMTTDIGKKINAEFPGTTGSLGCAISEAVEAAVKQEGYRYVLGSVLNQVLLHQSVIGLETKAALDKLGVKADLIIGCAGGGSNLGGLISPFVGEKLRGEADYDILAVEPASCPSFTRGKYAYDFCDTGMVCPLAKMYTLGSSFIPSANHAGGLRYHGMSSILSELYDQGLMRATSVEQTKVFEAAKLFAQTEGILPAPESSHAIRATIDEALKCKESGQAKNIVFGLTGTGYFDMVAYQKFNDGEMNDYIPTDEDIAKSLAKLPQIG
- a CDS encoding DUF748 domain-containing protein; amino-acid sequence: MKKFVKIAAIVIAVLVVLVIATLKFAPGIVRSYVVGHSEELIGRKVAIQNISLNPFTFKLEIDSLAVFEKDGETRFVAFDKFRVNVDPLRLFTGTAAVSEIYLKGLYARVLQHEDRFNFSDIIEFVAKGDTTAFDSAMVADSLAAKADSTGMVNAVEIADELPFSISVENIVFEKGNIIYQDTKIGSKIQLDDFSISIPAVYLSNKQTDIGVSFKFADGGDLNVKVLANAATNDFHVGVDLRKFALACGKPYLNDFINYKDFSGSLSVLMDIDGNLNQILASNVKGTVSLDDIVLTETSGRTLGVNHVGVGIASANVEKNEFRIDSVIVDGGFAHLDLYKNGKTNIDVLLKKGSADEPDSTQLAADQQLVLGDAPDSTATEAKPEEAASPAEETPKAKPLKAKINKLLVQNTTASATDHSITKPFNYTVKAITVKGSNINFDTPCTINVNASFPEGGSVAVKYKGALSDIGTMDAYISVKNLALKHFSNYSHHFTGYPISAGTLAFASENKIKNFELDSKNVIDIYNIDVGDKDPESDPEFLVPMKVGLYILKDKDDKIEFDVPVHGNMKDPKFSIGKIIWTTVSNLLIKVALSPLKMVGNLAATGAGAIGIDLGKNDEIIIDATRASFTSEQYAKASKMTEAVAKDKNLKLIFTQFYNPRKTTEAYKTIKLKTDYYKKSQGKDKLTELDERAIADMSNSDEGFQAYLKEIGEIDQKALRKEVAALAETRNQELLKVLQQQKGVTKKNITVITAPADKLSAHRGKALYKVTVDVQ